GTGCACCCGAAGGTAGTCATCGTCCTAAAGGGAATGGTTAACGATCATGGACGGCTTCGCGCCACCTGAGACTGCCACACAGGCGACGCGCCGTGCGCTCGCTTGGCGTCTGGGCTTTCTCTACGCAGTCCTGTTCCTGATCATCGGCTGCTACCTGCCTTATCTGCCGGTGTGGTTGGAGTGGCGCGGCTTCACACCCGATCAGATCGCCATCCTGCTCGCGACCCCGCTGTTCGGACGCATCTTTATCGCTCCGTCGATCAGCTTCGTCGCGGACCGTCTGGGAGACAGGCGCTTCGTGCTGATCCTGTCGGCTTGGGGGTCGTTGATCGCTTATGGCGCACTCTGGGTCTCGGACGGGTTCTGGCAAATGTTCTTCGCCATGGTTCTCGTCGCCTTGGCATCGACCACGTTGATGCCGTTGACCGAAACGATTGCGATAACCGGAATCCGGCGCGCCCGGCTCGACTACGGCAAGGTTAGGCTTTGGGGCTCGCTCAGCTTCATCGCAGCCAGTCTCGGGGTCGGTATGGTCATCCAGCAGGCCGGGGCAGGGCTCGTCGTGCAGCTGCTGATGGGTGCGACCGTGTTGATGATTGTCGGCACCTATTTCATTCCGCAGGACCTTGCCGTGACACGCCGCGCCAAATCAATCGGCGAGGGCGCACCGCCGCGGCGCCTGCGCTTATCAGACGCTACGGCTCTCATGCGCTCGCCGCTGTTCCTGCTGTTTCTCGTCGCGACCAGCCTCGTGCACGGGAGCCACGCCATGCTCTACGCCTTCGGTTCGCTCCACTGGCGTGCGCAAGGATTCTCGGGCGGCACGATCGGCGCGCTGTGGTCGATCGGCGTCATCGCGGAAGTGCTGCTGTTCGCCGTGTCCGGTCGGATTGTCGGCCGCATCGGTTCGACGCGGCTCCTGATTCTGGCCGGCTTCATGACGGCGCTTCGCTGGGCCCTGATGGCGTTCGATCCGCCGCTGTGGGCAACGGCGATCCTACAGACGCTGCATGCCATGAGCTTCGGCGCTGCGCATCTCGCCGCGATCCACTTTTTGACCCACGCGGTTCCTGAGGACCGCTCCGCCACGGCGCAGGGCCTGTTCTCGGCGGTGGTGGCCGGCCTAGTCATGGGCACGGCCACGTTGCTGTGCGGTCCGCTCTACGCGAGCCTCGGCGGGGAGTCCTATGCGGTCATGGCGGTTGTCGCCGCGGCCGGGACGCTGGCCGCGATGTGGCTCAGCCAGCGCTGGCACGGCGGGATCGTCGTCGAACACGCGAAGCCGGAGCTCCTGGGTTCGGACGCTCAACCCCAAAGCTTTGGCGAGGGCGGGTAGACGTCTCCGTTCGCGAACGCGAGCCCGTTGTCCCGATCGCGCGCGAGCAGGAGCGGGCCGTCCAGGTCTATCCAGTCCGCCGTCTGAGCGACGAGGATGGCGGGCGCCATCGCCAGCGATGTGGCCACCATGCAGCCGACCATGATCTTGAGCTCGTGCGACCGCGCCCGATCGGACATGCGCAACGCCTCGGTGAGGCCGCCCGCCTTGTCGAGCTTGATGTTGACCGCGTCATACCGGCCGACAAGCTGTTCGAGCAAAAGGCTGTCATGAGCGGATTCATCGGCGCAGATCGGGATGTCGTGGGCGACATCGGCAAGCAGCGCGTCGTTGTCCGCCGGAAGAGGTTGCTCGACTAGCTCGATTCCGGTCTTGGCCGCCATGGCCAGAAGCGATTGGACCTGGTGCGGGGCCCACGCCTCGTTGGCGTCGACAATCAGGCGGGTGTCGGGCACCGCATCGCGGACGGCGCGCATGCGGTCTGCATCGCCGTCGCCGCCCAGCTTCAGTTTCAACAAAGGATGAGCGGAAGCCTCGCGCGCCTGTGCCGCCATCACGGCAGGCTCCCCCAATGAGATTGTGTAAGCGGTCGGGACCGGCCTAAGGGGCGCCAGCCCAACGCGTTCTGCAACCGTCCGGCCCGTCTGCTTGGCTTCAAGATCCCAAAAGGCGCAGTCGACCGCGTTGCGTGCGGCGCCAGGCGGTAGGCGCTCTGCGAGGCGGGAGCGATCGAGGCCGCAGTCGAGTTCCGGCCGAAGGCTTTCGATCGCCGCGACCACGCCGTCGACGCTTTCGCCATAGCGGGCATAGGGTACACATTCGCCCCGGCCGGTCGCGCTGCCGTCGGATAACTCGGCCAGAACCACGACTGCTTCCGTCTTCGATCCGCGCGCGATGGTAAAATTGCCGCGAATAGGCCAGTGTTGCACGCGAACCGAAAGGGTCAGCGGCTTGCCGTCGCCAATACACTCGGCGGGTTCGCTTCCCATCGCAGCTTTATTTCTCCGTTGTTTTCGGCCAAAACGGTTCCGCTGCCATTTGCGCCGAATGCCACAAAGAAGCTTAGATTCTGAGCCAGGCCAAGCCCTTACATGCTAAAGCGTGACAATCAATTCGTCCTTTCGACCGAGATCGAGGCCCCTGGCTTTCGGGTCGAGTTGCGTGGCACGACGTTCCGCCTGGTTGCGACCGGCGCCTGGACAATCTCGGAAGCCGCGGTTCTGGACGAGGAACTGCGGCGCCTCAAGGTCCCGATCCCGCCGTCATCTGAGTTCACGGGCGAAATGGATATCTCCGGCATCGCCGAGATCGACACGTCCGGTGCATGGCTGCTGCAGCGGACCGCGGCCGCCTGGCGGCGTGGAGGTTTGAAGACGCGATACGCCGGCGCAACGGACAGCTTCCGTATTCTCATCGAAGAAGTTCACCGCCGCGCGCAATCGGATCTGCCAGAGATCGACGAGGTGCCGCCGTTCCAGCAGTTCGTCGACACGATGAAGACCAGCGCCTCCAGCATCTGGCGTGACACGGTTGCCCTGACTGCTTTTCTGGGCGAGGTCACATTTGCCGCTGTTCGTGTGGTTCGCGAGCCCTGGCGGTTCCGTCCGATCTCCTTCATCCATCATCTCGATCACGCCGGCCTGCGCGCCTTGCCGATCATCTTTCTGATCTGCTTCCTCATCGGCGCGGTGGTCATGCAACAGGGCGTGGTTCAACTGTCCTACTTCGGCGCCGAGGTCATGGCCGTGAACATGGTCGCGATTCTTTCGCTACGAGAGGTGGGCATCCTTCTGACGTCGATCATGGTGGCCGGCCGTTCCGGTTCGGCGTTCACCGCAGAGATCGGCTCCATGAAGATGCGCGAAGAGATCGACGCCATGCGCACGCTCGGCATCGATCCTATGGACACGCTCGTCCTGCCACGGGTCGCCGCGCTCATCGTGGCACTGCCGCTCCTCACTTTCATGGGAGACATCGCCGCCCTCGCTGGCGGCGGCGTCATGGCTTGGGTCATGCTCGGGCTCGATCCGCCGCTCTACGTCGACAAGCTGCAAGAGATCGTCAGTTTTCGGCATTTCATGGTTGGCATGATCAAGGCGCCGTTTGCGGCCGTGATCATCGCACTCGTCGGATGCCTCGAGGGCTTGCGTGTCGAGGGCAGCGCCGAGTCCCTCGGCGTTCACGTGACCTCCGCCGTGGTCAAGGCGATCTTCCTCGTAATCTGCATCGACGGCATCTTTGCCATGTTCCTTGCGGGGATCGGCCAGTGATCGTCGAGGACGGACGCGAGATCCTGATCCGCGTGCGCGGGCTCGCAAAGAGCTTCGGCACGCATCAGATCTGGGAGTCGCTCAATCTGGATGTATACCGGGGCGAAATCCTGGCCATCGTCGGTGGCTCTGGCCAGGGCAAGTCCGTGTTGATGCGGGTGATCACGGGTCTGGTTCGACCGGACAACGGCGTCGTCACGCTGTTCGGACAGGAAGAGCACACGCTGTCGCCCGAAGCGCGGCTCGAGATCGAAAGGCGCTGGGGCATTCTCTTTCAGGACGGCGCGTTGTTCTCCTCTCTGACGGTATTGCAGAACATCGAGGTCCCGATGCGCGAGCACCTGGACCTGTCGCAGTCGATGATGGACAACCTCGCGTTCCTGAAACTATCGATGGTGGGTCTGCCGCCCGAGGCGGCGCACAAGTACCCATCCGAGCTGTCCGGTGGTATGCGTAAGCGCGCAGGTCTCGCCCGTGCGCTCGCGCTCGATCCTGAGATCGTGTTTTTGGACGAGCCCACGGCTGGTCTCGATCCGATTGGCGCCACGGAGTTCGATCACCTTATTCGCAAGCTACAACAGACACTTGGGCTTACGGTCTATATGGTCACGCACGACCTTGATACGATTTTCACGGTATGCGACAGGGTGGCGGTTCTGGCGGACAAGAAGATCGTCCGGACCGGCTCGCCCCAAGAGCTGCAACGCACGCCCGATCATCCGTGGATTGAAGAGTATTTCTGTGGCGAACGCGCGCGCGCCGCTAGCCCAACCGAGGAGCGGCGGGTGGTCAGCTGACCGGCGCCCGGTTCTTTTTGAGAGGATCCAATGGAAACTCGAGCCAACTATTTGATGATCGGCGGCTTCATCCTAGGCGCGCTTGCGCTCATTTTCATCTTCGTGTTCTGGGTCGCAAACATCGCCGGCGGCGGCAATCGTTATCAGATCATCTTCGATAGCTCGGTCGCGGGGCTGACAACGGGATCCCGCGTCGGGTTCAACGGCATCAAGGTGGGTGAGGTCCAGTCCTTCGCGCTCGATCCCCAGGACGCACGGAAAGTCCGTGTGGTGATCAGCGTGAGCGACAACACCCCGATCCGCGAGGACTCGCTGGCGACCATCAAGTCCATGGGGCTGGCCGGCGGCAGTGGCGTTGAGATTTCGCCGGGGTCGCCGGACTCGCCGCTTCTTGTGGCGACCGACGAGAATCCGATCCCGACGATCGAGGCGGCGCCCATGGCCGGTGCCGGTATCTTCGACGCGGCGCCTGCAGCGCTCAATACGGCGAATGCCTTCATCAAGCGCCTGGACGCGTTGATCGCTGCGAACGAGCAAGAGATCAACAACACGATGAAGAACGTCGACGGGTTCACGACCATGCTGGAAGGCAAGAACCAGGAGATCGAGCAGGCGATCGTCGATTTGCGATCCGGCGCGGAGGACTTCAAACAGATCAGCGCCAAGCTCGACAAGAACCTGGACGAGCTGACCCTGGAGGCCAAGAAGGGTATGCAGGACTTCAGCGCCGCCATGCAGCAGGCCCGGCAGACAGCGGCCACCATGGACCGTGTGCTCAAGAAATTCGAGGCCAACCCCGCCAGCTTCCTCTTCGGGGGCTCGCGGCAAGGCACCGTTCAGCGCCGGTAGCGACAGGCCCGGCGAGCGCATAGCCGGGAGCGAAGCTGTCAGGGACGCAGGCCAGCAAGACAAAAGAAAACCCCCTCGCTCCGGATATGGAGGAGGGGGTTTCCTTTGGGGGAGCCGGACCGGTGTGGTTCGCCTCCGCTAATCTTGCCGTGGCGCGGGACTACCGCAGCCGGCCGCTCGCGTGTGCGAGCAG
This genomic window from Methyloceanibacter caenitepidi contains:
- a CDS encoding ABC transporter ATP-binding protein, whose translation is MIVEDGREILIRVRGLAKSFGTHQIWESLNLDVYRGEILAIVGGSGQGKSVLMRVITGLVRPDNGVVTLFGQEEHTLSPEARLEIERRWGILFQDGALFSSLTVLQNIEVPMREHLDLSQSMMDNLAFLKLSMVGLPPEAAHKYPSELSGGMRKRAGLARALALDPEIVFLDEPTAGLDPIGATEFDHLIRKLQQTLGLTVYMVTHDLDTIFTVCDRVAVLADKKIVRTGSPQELQRTPDHPWIEEYFCGERARAASPTEERRVVS
- a CDS encoding ABC transporter permease, with amino-acid sequence MLKRDNQFVLSTEIEAPGFRVELRGTTFRLVATGAWTISEAAVLDEELRRLKVPIPPSSEFTGEMDISGIAEIDTSGAWLLQRTAAAWRRGGLKTRYAGATDSFRILIEEVHRRAQSDLPEIDEVPPFQQFVDTMKTSASSIWRDTVALTAFLGEVTFAAVRVVREPWRFRPISFIHHLDHAGLRALPIIFLICFLIGAVVMQQGVVQLSYFGAEVMAVNMVAILSLREVGILLTSIMVAGRSGSAFTAEIGSMKMREEIDAMRTLGIDPMDTLVLPRVAALIVALPLLTFMGDIAALAGGGVMAWVMLGLDPPLYVDKLQEIVSFRHFMVGMIKAPFAAVIIALVGCLEGLRVEGSAESLGVHVTSAVVKAIFLVICIDGIFAMFLAGIGQ
- a CDS encoding MlaD family protein; the encoded protein is METRANYLMIGGFILGALALIFIFVFWVANIAGGGNRYQIIFDSSVAGLTTGSRVGFNGIKVGEVQSFALDPQDARKVRVVISVSDNTPIREDSLATIKSMGLAGGSGVEISPGSPDSPLLVATDENPIPTIEAAPMAGAGIFDAAPAALNTANAFIKRLDALIAANEQEINNTMKNVDGFTTMLEGKNQEIEQAIVDLRSGAEDFKQISAKLDKNLDELTLEAKKGMQDFSAAMQQARQTAATMDRVLKKFEANPASFLFGGSRQGTVQRR
- a CDS encoding MFS transporter, coding for MDGFAPPETATQATRRALAWRLGFLYAVLFLIIGCYLPYLPVWLEWRGFTPDQIAILLATPLFGRIFIAPSISFVADRLGDRRFVLILSAWGSLIAYGALWVSDGFWQMFFAMVLVALASTTLMPLTETIAITGIRRARLDYGKVRLWGSLSFIAASLGVGMVIQQAGAGLVVQLLMGATVLMIVGTYFIPQDLAVTRRAKSIGEGAPPRRLRLSDATALMRSPLFLLFLVATSLVHGSHAMLYAFGSLHWRAQGFSGGTIGALWSIGVIAEVLLFAVSGRIVGRIGSTRLLILAGFMTALRWALMAFDPPLWATAILQTLHAMSFGAAHLAAIHFLTHAVPEDRSATAQGLFSAVVAGLVMGTATLLCGPLYASLGGESYAVMAVVAAAGTLAAMWLSQRWHGGIVVEHAKPELLGSDAQPQSFGEGG
- the dgcA gene encoding N-acetyl-D-Glu racemase DgcA, with translation MGSEPAECIGDGKPLTLSVRVQHWPIRGNFTIARGSKTEAVVVLAELSDGSATGRGECVPYARYGESVDGVVAAIESLRPELDCGLDRSRLAERLPPGAARNAVDCAFWDLEAKQTGRTVAERVGLAPLRPVPTAYTISLGEPAVMAAQAREASAHPLLKLKLGGDGDADRMRAVRDAVPDTRLIVDANEAWAPHQVQSLLAMAAKTGIELVEQPLPADNDALLADVAHDIPICADESAHDSLLLEQLVGRYDAVNIKLDKAGGLTEALRMSDRARSHELKIMVGCMVATSLAMAPAILVAQTADWIDLDGPLLLARDRDNGLAFANGDVYPPSPKLWG